From Pseudomonas hefeiensis, one genomic window encodes:
- a CDS encoding putative bifunctional diguanylate cyclase/phosphodiesterase, whose translation MNPMSVPANRRILVVDDTPAIHQDFRKILSPGAGSDDSLDDTESLLFGTPQVSRLQFQIDSAYQGEEALELVKRAQAEGQPYALVFADMRMPPGWDGLQTIERLWEADPRLQIALCTAFSDYSWETMSERIEFDDQLLILKKPFDTLEIRQMASAMTWKWQLAQDAARKMRSLERTIEERVQELLKVSHLLQYDVLTELPNSMLLGDRLTQAMAQCRRHDRQLAVMFIGLDRFKRINNALGHPVGDEMLKRVARALATVVRESDSVFRYGSDEFVVVLGDITDPQQTKGVAEKLLTAINAPHPIDGHDLTVTASLGISMYPADGFDAVALIKKAETAMRNVKETGPNDYRFFTEDMNRRARQQQTIESGLRLALQRKEFVLHYQPKLDLRSGKVVGVEALVRWNRPDHGLVYPSNFIPVAEDSGLIVPLSQWVLQEACQQACRWQADGMRPLYLSVNVSTIDFRQRGFVEGIARTLKETGLDPTQLELEITESVLMQNVDTTVAILKAIKQLGVRLAIDDFGTGYSSLSYLQKFPVDVLKIDQSFVGDLSIDSNDAKLVSTIISLGKSLNLHIIAEGVETLEQLEFLKLHQCEEAQGYYFSKAVEPQAFALWMNEWEQRHNPLA comes from the coding sequence ATGAACCCCATGTCGGTACCTGCGAACAGGCGAATCCTGGTGGTAGACGACACGCCGGCGATCCACCAGGACTTTCGCAAGATCCTCAGCCCGGGTGCCGGTAGCGACGATTCACTGGACGATACCGAGAGCCTGCTGTTTGGCACACCCCAGGTCAGCCGCCTGCAATTTCAGATCGACTCGGCCTATCAGGGCGAAGAGGCGCTGGAGCTGGTCAAGCGCGCCCAGGCCGAAGGCCAGCCCTACGCGCTGGTGTTCGCCGACATGCGCATGCCGCCGGGCTGGGACGGCCTGCAAACCATCGAGCGCTTGTGGGAGGCCGACCCAAGGCTGCAAATCGCGTTGTGCACGGCGTTTTCGGATTACTCCTGGGAAACCATGTCCGAACGCATCGAGTTCGACGATCAGTTGCTGATCCTGAAGAAACCCTTCGACACCCTGGAAATCCGTCAGATGGCCAGTGCCATGACCTGGAAATGGCAACTGGCCCAGGATGCGGCGAGAAAAATGCGCAGCCTGGAACGCACGATCGAGGAGCGGGTCCAGGAGTTGCTGAAGGTCTCCCACTTGCTGCAATACGACGTGCTCACCGAGTTACCCAACAGCATGCTGCTCGGTGACCGTCTGACCCAGGCCATGGCGCAGTGCCGTCGGCACGACCGGCAACTGGCGGTGATGTTCATCGGCCTGGACCGTTTCAAGCGTATCAATAACGCGCTGGGGCATCCGGTGGGCGACGAAATGCTCAAGCGGGTGGCCAGGGCGCTGGCAACGGTAGTGCGTGAATCCGACTCGGTGTTTCGCTACGGGTCCGATGAGTTCGTGGTGGTGCTGGGTGACATCACCGACCCGCAACAGACCAAAGGGGTGGCCGAGAAGCTGCTCACAGCCATCAACGCGCCCCATCCCATCGACGGTCATGACCTGACCGTCACCGCAAGCCTGGGCATCAGCATGTATCCGGCCGACGGTTTCGACGCCGTGGCGTTGATCAAAAAAGCCGAGACGGCGATGCGCAACGTCAAGGAAACCGGCCCCAACGATTATCGCTTTTTCACCGAAGACATGAACCGGCGGGCGCGACAGCAGCAGACCATCGAATCGGGCCTGCGCCTGGCCCTGCAGCGCAAGGAATTCGTGCTGCACTACCAGCCCAAGCTCGACCTGAGGAGCGGCAAAGTGGTCGGCGTCGAAGCGCTGGTGCGCTGGAACCGGCCTGACCACGGCTTGGTCTATCCGTCGAATTTCATCCCGGTGGCCGAGGACAGCGGCCTGATCGTCCCGCTGAGCCAATGGGTGCTCCAGGAAGCCTGCCAGCAGGCCTGTCGCTGGCAAGCCGACGGCATGCGCCCGCTCTACCTGTCGGTCAACGTCTCGACCATCGATTTTCGCCAGCGCGGTTTCGTCGAAGGCATCGCCCGAACCCTCAAGGAAACCGGACTTGACCCGACACAGTTAGAACTGGAGATCACCGAAAGCGTGCTGATGCAGAACGTCGACACCACCGTCGCCATCCTCAAGGCCATCAAGCAACTGGGGGTACGACTGGCCATCGACGATTTCGGCACCGGCTACTCGAGCCTGAGCTACCTGCAGAAATTTCCGGTGGATGTGTTGAAGATCGATCAGTCGTTCGTCGGCGACCTGAGCATCGACAGCAATGACGCAAAACTGGTGAGCACCATCATCAGCCTGGGCAAGAGCCTGAACCTGCACATCATTGCCGAAGGTGTGGAAACCCTTGAGCAACTGGAGTTCCTCAAACTTCACCAGTGCGAGGAAGCCCAAGGGTATTACTTCAGCAAGGCCGTGGAACCACAAGCCTTTGCCCTGTGGATGAACGAGTGGGAACAACGCCACAACCCGCTTGCGTGA
- a CDS encoding FMN-binding glutamate synthase family protein, protein MSLSLLSRYAFFAGCVVFTLASLPFLNHDWLWPITLVTGLLSLLGLFDLLQNRHAVRRNYPILGNIRYLVEGIRPEIRQYLLESDSDALPFSRAQRSLVYSRAKNESADKPFGTLIDVYQTGFEFIGHSMRPAPLSDPSGFRVMVGGPQCTQPYSASVFNISAMSFGSLSANAIRALNQGAKLGNFAHDTGEGSISPYHRENGGDLTWELGSGYFGCRTREGRFDPERFAAQAQNPQVRMIEIKMSQGAKPGHGGILPKHKVTREIAETRGILMGEDCVSPSRHSAFSTPIELMQFVQQLRELSGGKPVGFKFCLGHPWEFMGIAKAMLETGILPDFIVVDGKEGGTGAAPVEFTDHIGVPLREGLLFVHNTLVGLNLRDKIKLGASGKIVSAFDIASVLAIGADWANAARGFMFAIGCIQSQSCHTNKCPTGVATQDTLRQRALVVPDKAQRVYNFHRNTLKALAEMLAAAGLDHPSQLQPKHLVRRMSATEIKLFSQLHVFLKPGELLTGEVNGEFYSRMWQMARADSFEPQDVAAA, encoded by the coding sequence ATGAGTCTGTCTTTGCTGAGTCGTTACGCCTTCTTTGCCGGCTGTGTGGTGTTCACCCTCGCCAGCTTGCCGTTCCTGAACCACGACTGGCTCTGGCCGATCACACTGGTAACGGGGCTGTTAAGTCTGCTGGGACTGTTCGACCTGCTGCAGAACCGCCATGCCGTGCGTCGCAACTACCCGATCCTGGGCAATATCCGCTATCTGGTCGAAGGCATCCGCCCGGAAATTCGTCAGTACCTGCTCGAATCCGACAGCGACGCCCTGCCCTTCTCGCGCGCACAGCGTTCCCTGGTGTACTCCCGGGCCAAGAACGAAAGCGCCGACAAACCGTTCGGCACCCTGATCGACGTTTATCAGACCGGTTTCGAATTCATCGGGCATTCCATGCGCCCGGCTCCGTTGAGCGACCCCAGCGGTTTTCGCGTGATGGTCGGCGGACCGCAATGCACCCAACCGTATTCAGCATCGGTGTTCAACATCTCCGCCATGAGCTTCGGCTCCCTGAGCGCCAACGCCATTCGGGCGTTGAACCAGGGCGCCAAGCTCGGCAATTTCGCCCACGACACGGGCGAAGGCAGCATCAGCCCCTATCACCGTGAAAACGGCGGCGACCTGACCTGGGAACTGGGCAGCGGCTATTTCGGTTGTCGCACCCGTGAAGGTCGCTTCGACCCTGAGCGCTTCGCCGCCCAAGCGCAGAATCCGCAGGTGCGGATGATTGAAATCAAGATGAGCCAGGGCGCCAAACCCGGCCATGGCGGAATTCTGCCCAAGCACAAGGTCACCCGGGAAATCGCCGAAACCCGTGGCATCCTCATGGGCGAGGACTGCGTTTCACCGTCACGCCACAGTGCTTTCTCCACACCGATCGAACTGATGCAATTCGTCCAGCAACTGCGTGAACTGTCCGGTGGCAAACCAGTGGGTTTCAAGTTCTGCCTGGGCCACCCCTGGGAGTTCATGGGCATTGCCAAGGCCATGCTGGAAACCGGAATTTTGCCCGACTTCATCGTGGTGGACGGCAAGGAAGGCGGTACAGGTGCAGCGCCGGTGGAGTTCACCGACCACATTGGCGTGCCATTGCGCGAGGGCCTGCTGTTTGTCCACAACACCCTGGTGGGCCTGAACCTGCGGGACAAGATCAAGCTCGGCGCCAGCGGTAAAATCGTCAGCGCCTTCGACATCGCCAGCGTACTGGCCATCGGTGCCGACTGGGCCAACGCCGCGCGGGGCTTCATGTTCGCGATCGGCTGCATCCAGTCCCAAAGCTGTCATACCAACAAATGCCCTACCGGCGTCGCCACCCAGGACACCTTGCGCCAACGCGCCCTGGTCGTGCCGGACAAAGCGCAGCGGGTCTACAACTTCCACCGCAACACCCTCAAGGCCTTGGCCGAAATGCTCGCCGCCGCCGGCCTCGACCATCCTTCGCAACTGCAACCCAAACATCTGGTACGACGCATGTCCGCCACGGAAATCAAGCTGTTTTCCCAGTTGCATGTGTTCTTGAAACCAGGGGAATTGCTGACCGGTGAGGTCAATGGGGAGTTTTATTCGCGGATGTGGCAGATGGCGCGGGCGGACAGTTTTGAGCCGCAGGACGTCGCCGCCGCTTGA
- a CDS encoding DAHL domain-containing protein encodes MTVLRRLGLALLGLLLVSVLLFIYIRSGTQQAASYIESRDLIRLLKQQDAIWDNEVLKSRIALSHNYDPLVSPLNEMARLWQRLDAIEAEPGRHAPSSWELERDEYLKAVKEKTRLVEKFKSHNAVLRNSLAFLPTAEDDIQAQFARLSDTDKLQLQNVAIDTYDLLLSAMEFAHLTTREQAAEVLLGLNRLDVNKERLPEGLQKSVDILSRHIALILREQPRVNDLLMGIEAVPVAGRLDTITHLLDKDQEKAAAKHQRNHILLLVFATFLVLILIWLAIRLMRSFAETKRVNNALQTANDELELRVEERTRQLKDTQSELMDTARQAGMAEIATNVLHNVGNVLNSVNISADLISRKLRGSKALGLGKAMQLINEHPHDLGHFLTEDEKGKLLPGYLNQLVEAIALEQQGLTDELAQLSKSVDHIKDIVSTQQSYAGANCLVEPLVVSELLEDALRMNSGALTRHHVTVLKEYGNVPRILGDKHRLLLILINLISNAKYAMAGVSNHARNMTLKATVINDETLQISVKDEGEGIPAENMTRIFAHGFTTRKEGHGFGLHSCALAAIEMNGHLTAHSEGPGTGATFVLQLPLKLAEGEHE; translated from the coding sequence ATGACCGTCCTGCGTCGCCTCGGCCTGGCATTGCTCGGCCTCTTGCTGGTGTCGGTCCTGCTGTTCATCTACATCCGGTCAGGTACGCAGCAGGCCGCCTCGTACATTGAATCCCGGGACCTGATCCGCCTGCTCAAACAGCAGGACGCCATCTGGGACAACGAAGTGCTTAAATCCCGGATCGCCCTGAGCCACAATTACGACCCCCTGGTCTCGCCGCTCAATGAGATGGCGCGTCTGTGGCAGCGCCTTGACGCCATCGAAGCGGAACCGGGTCGCCATGCACCGTCAAGCTGGGAACTGGAGCGCGACGAATACCTCAAGGCGGTGAAGGAAAAAACCCGTCTGGTGGAAAAATTCAAATCCCACAATGCGGTACTGCGCAATTCCCTCGCCTTCCTGCCTACCGCCGAAGATGACATCCAGGCCCAGTTCGCCCGGCTTTCGGACACCGACAAACTACAGCTGCAAAACGTTGCCATCGACACCTACGACCTGTTGCTCAGCGCCATGGAGTTCGCCCATCTGACCACCCGTGAGCAAGCCGCCGAAGTGCTGCTGGGCCTGAACCGGCTGGACGTCAACAAGGAGCGTCTGCCGGAGGGTCTCCAGAAGTCCGTCGATATCCTGAGCAGGCACATCGCGCTGATCCTGCGCGAACAACCCAGGGTCAATGACTTATTGATGGGAATCGAGGCCGTTCCCGTGGCCGGTCGGCTGGACACCATCACCCACCTTTTGGACAAAGACCAGGAGAAAGCTGCCGCCAAGCATCAGCGCAACCACATTCTTCTGCTGGTTTTCGCCACGTTCCTGGTGTTGATCCTGATCTGGCTGGCGATCCGGCTGATGCGCAGCTTCGCCGAAACCAAACGGGTCAACAACGCCCTGCAAACCGCCAACGACGAGCTGGAACTAAGGGTCGAAGAACGCACCCGCCAGCTCAAGGACACCCAGAGCGAACTGATGGACACCGCCCGCCAGGCCGGCATGGCCGAGATTGCCACCAACGTGCTGCACAACGTGGGCAACGTACTCAACAGCGTGAACATCTCCGCCGACCTGATCAGCCGTAAGCTGCGCGGCAGCAAGGCCCTCGGGCTGGGCAAGGCGATGCAACTGATCAATGAACACCCCCACGACCTGGGGCACTTCCTCACCGAAGACGAAAAAGGCAAGCTGTTGCCCGGTTATCTGAACCAACTGGTGGAGGCCATCGCGCTCGAACAGCAAGGCCTTACCGACGAACTGGCGCAGTTGAGCAAGAGCGTGGACCACATCAAGGATATCGTCTCCACCCAGCAATCCTATGCCGGTGCCAACTGTCTGGTGGAGCCTTTGGTGGTCAGTGAACTGCTTGAAGACGCCCTGCGCATGAACTCCGGCGCCCTGACCCGCCACCACGTGACGGTGCTCAAGGAATACGGCAACGTGCCACGGATTCTGGGCGACAAGCACCGCCTGCTGCTGATTCTGATCAACCTGATCAGCAACGCCAAATACGCCATGGCGGGGGTTTCCAACCACGCCCGGAACATGACCCTCAAGGCCACGGTCATCAATGACGAAACCCTGCAGATCAGCGTCAAGGATGAAGGCGAAGGCATCCCGGCGGAAAACATGACGCGTATCTTCGCCCATGGTTTTACCACCCGTAAGGAAGGTCACGGGTTCGGTTTGCACAGCTGCGCGCTCGCGGCCATCGAAATGAACGGCCACCTCACCGCTCACAGCGAGGGACCAGGCACAGGAGCAACGTTCGTGTTACAACTGCCCTTGAAACTCGCAGAAGGTGAGCATGAATAG
- a CDS encoding ATP-binding protein — protein sequence MNSLSNRRILLIDDTPAIHDDFRKILTPEDQANADLQDMENALFGDAPKPAGTVFELDSAYGGQEGLSKLQQALTTERPYALAFVDMRMPEGWDGAKTIEELWKHDPLLQVVVCTAYSDYSWDELLDRLNGHDRLLILKKPFDNIEVQQMANTLTTKWEMTSRAQLQMSKLEELVEQRTQAFKQASSLLQMEIDERKMLESQLVQSEKLASLGQLAAGVAHEINNPIGFISSNLGALDGYFGKLQEMLQAYDSAEQAIASPELVVNLRKLREQVELDFLVEDIPLLIKESKDGISRVGQIVKDLKDFSRVDSNQEWQMANLQQGLDSTLNIVANEIKYKADVVKQYSPLPEVECLPSQINQVIMNLIVNAAQAIGPERGTITLRNGVQDETVWIEVADTGSGMPPETLQKIFDPFFTTKPVGQGTGLGLSLSYGIVKKHHGEITVRSEVGVGTTFRVELPVRQMKQAS from the coding sequence ATGAATAGTCTGAGCAACCGCCGCATCCTGTTGATCGACGATACACCCGCCATCCATGACGATTTCCGCAAGATCCTCACTCCAGAGGATCAGGCCAATGCCGATCTGCAAGACATGGAAAATGCCTTGTTCGGCGACGCACCGAAACCGGCCGGCACCGTATTCGAACTCGACTCGGCCTACGGCGGCCAGGAAGGCCTGAGCAAACTGCAACAAGCGCTCACCACGGAGCGCCCTTATGCATTGGCCTTTGTCGACATGCGCATGCCCGAGGGCTGGGATGGCGCCAAAACCATCGAGGAACTCTGGAAGCACGACCCGCTGTTGCAAGTGGTGGTCTGCACCGCCTACTCGGACTATTCCTGGGACGAACTGCTGGACCGCCTCAATGGCCATGACCGACTGCTGATCCTGAAAAAACCCTTCGACAACATCGAAGTCCAGCAAATGGCCAACACCCTGACCACCAAGTGGGAAATGACCTCCCGCGCGCAATTGCAGATGAGCAAGCTCGAGGAACTGGTGGAGCAGCGGACCCAGGCATTCAAACAGGCCAGCTCTTTGCTGCAGATGGAAATCGACGAACGCAAGATGCTGGAAAGCCAGTTGGTCCAATCGGAAAAACTCGCCTCGCTGGGCCAGTTGGCGGCCGGGGTCGCTCACGAAATCAACAACCCGATCGGTTTCATTTCTTCCAATCTGGGGGCCCTGGATGGCTACTTTGGCAAACTCCAGGAAATGCTCCAGGCCTATGACAGTGCCGAGCAGGCCATCGCCTCACCGGAACTGGTGGTCAATCTGAGGAAGCTGCGCGAGCAGGTGGAGCTGGACTTCCTCGTCGAGGACATTCCATTGCTGATCAAAGAGTCCAAGGACGGCATCAGCCGGGTCGGGCAGATCGTCAAGGACCTCAAGGACTTCTCCCGGGTCGACTCCAACCAGGAATGGCAGATGGCCAATTTGCAACAAGGCCTGGATTCGACGCTGAACATCGTCGCCAATGAAATCAAGTACAAGGCCGACGTGGTCAAGCAATACAGCCCGTTGCCGGAAGTCGAATGCCTGCCGTCGCAGATCAACCAGGTGATCATGAACCTGATCGTCAACGCCGCCCAGGCCATCGGCCCCGAGCGTGGCACCATCACCCTGCGCAACGGCGTGCAGGACGAAACCGTATGGATCGAAGTCGCCGATACCGGCTCGGGCATGCCGCCTGAGACACTGCAAAAAATCTTCGACCCGTTCTTCACCACCAAACCCGTCGGCCAGGGCACCGGGTTGGGGCTGTCACTGTCCTACGGCATCGTGAAAAAACACCACGGCGAGATCACAGTGCGCAGCGAGGTCGGCGTGGGGACCACCTTCCGCGTGGAGTTGCCGGTGCGGCAGATGAAACAGGCAAGCTAA
- a CDS encoding cytochrome-c peroxidase: MASHGLILALGLLVGLSVAVHAEPLDEPLKPLPPIPTLDPKRVQLGLRLFNDPRLSVNNTLSCASCHRLDKGGADDKQFSPGFDGKPVEFNTPTVFNASLNFHQFWDGRVDTLEEQVHIVVTSPAEMGSTWEAVLKRIGQDPDYARDFDDAYPDGVTQANIQGALADYERTLLTPNSRFDQYLLGDTDILTPREKFGYQRFKEYGCIACHQGVNIGGNMFQKFGVMGDYIQDRGNPTRADDGRFNVTGDEDDRQVFKVPSLRNVAVTAPYFHDGSAPTLERAVEVMFKYQLGREPLKNDTELIVEFLKTLTGEWEGKPL; the protein is encoded by the coding sequence ATGGCGTCACATGGACTGATTCTGGCTCTCGGCCTGCTGGTGGGATTGAGCGTGGCCGTTCACGCCGAGCCATTGGATGAACCGCTCAAGCCGCTGCCGCCCATTCCGACTCTCGACCCCAAGCGCGTCCAGTTGGGCCTGCGGCTTTTCAACGACCCGCGGCTGTCGGTCAACAACACCCTCTCCTGCGCCAGTTGCCATCGCCTGGACAAGGGTGGTGCCGACGACAAACAGTTTTCCCCGGGCTTCGACGGCAAACCGGTGGAGTTCAATACCCCTACGGTATTCAATGCCAGCCTGAACTTCCATCAGTTCTGGGACGGCCGCGTCGACACCCTGGAAGAACAGGTGCACATCGTCGTGACCAGCCCGGCGGAAATGGGCAGTACCTGGGAAGCGGTGCTCAAGCGCATCGGCCAGGACCCGGACTACGCCCGGGATTTTGACGATGCCTACCCCGACGGCGTGACCCAGGCCAACATCCAGGGAGCCCTGGCCGACTATGAACGCACCCTGCTGACCCCAAACTCACGCTTCGACCAGTACCTGCTGGGCGATACCGACATCCTGACGCCCCGGGAAAAGTTCGGTTACCAGCGCTTCAAGGAATACGGCTGCATCGCCTGCCACCAGGGCGTGAACATCGGCGGCAACATGTTCCAGAAATTCGGTGTGATGGGCGACTACATCCAGGACCGGGGCAACCCTACCCGGGCCGACGACGGCCGCTTCAATGTCACTGGCGACGAGGATGACCGCCAGGTTTTCAAGGTGCCGAGCCTGCGCAACGTCGCCGTCACCGCCCCGTACTTTCACGACGGGTCAGCACCCACCCTGGAGCGCGCAGTGGAAGTGATGTTCAAGTACCAACTGGGCCGTGAACCCTTGAAGAACGACACGGAACTGATCGTCGAATTCCTCAAGACCCTCACCGGGGAATGGGAGGGCAAGCCGCTATGA
- a CDS encoding amino acid permease codes for MPVGNHLPHGETAQGGPLKRELGERHIRLMALGACIGVGLFLGSAKAIEMAGPAIMLSYIIGGLAILVIMRALGEMAVHNPVAGSFSRYAQDYLGPLAGFLTGWNYWFLWLVTCVAEITAVAVYMGIWFPDVPRWIWALAALISMGSINLIAVKAFGEFEFWFALIKIVTIIAMVIGGVGIIAFGFGNDGVALGISNLWAHGGFMPNGMQGVLMSLQMVMFAYLGVEMIGLTAGEAKNPQKTIPNAIGSVFWRILLFYVGALFVILSIYPWNEIGTQGSPFVMTFERLGIKTAAGIINFVVITAALSSCNGGIFSTGRMLYSLAQNGQAPAGFATTSANGVPRRALLLSIAALLLGVLLNYLVPEKVFVWVTSIATFGAIWTWVMILLAQLRFRKGLSASERAALKYRMWLYPVSSYLALAFLVLVVGLMAYFPDTRVALYVGPAFLVLLTVLFYTFKLQPTGDVQGSMDTAS; via the coding sequence ATGCCTGTCGGCAATCATCTGCCCCATGGCGAGACCGCTCAGGGTGGTCCGCTCAAACGTGAACTCGGCGAGCGGCATATCCGCTTGATGGCGCTCGGCGCCTGCATCGGTGTCGGGCTGTTTCTCGGCTCGGCCAAGGCCATTGAAATGGCCGGCCCGGCGATCATGTTGTCCTACATCATTGGCGGCCTGGCGATCCTGGTGATCATGCGCGCGCTCGGTGAGATGGCCGTGCACAACCCGGTGGCCGGTTCGTTCAGTCGTTATGCCCAGGACTACCTCGGGCCGCTGGCGGGCTTCCTGACCGGCTGGAATTACTGGTTCCTGTGGCTGGTCACCTGCGTGGCGGAAATCACCGCGGTGGCGGTGTACATGGGCATCTGGTTCCCCGATGTGCCCCGCTGGATCTGGGCCCTGGCGGCGCTGATCAGCATGGGCTCGATCAATCTGATCGCGGTCAAGGCTTTCGGTGAATTCGAATTCTGGTTCGCCCTGATCAAGATCGTGACCATCATTGCCATGGTCATCGGCGGCGTCGGCATCATCGCCTTCGGGTTCGGCAACGACGGCGTGGCCCTGGGCATTTCCAACCTCTGGGCGCACGGCGGTTTCATGCCCAACGGCATGCAGGGTGTGCTGATGTCCCTGCAAATGGTGATGTTCGCCTACCTGGGCGTGGAGATGATCGGTCTGACCGCCGGTGAGGCGAAGAACCCGCAGAAAACCATTCCCAACGCCATCGGTTCGGTGTTCTGGCGGATCCTGCTGTTCTACGTCGGTGCGTTGTTCGTGATCCTGTCGATCTACCCCTGGAACGAGATCGGCACCCAGGGCAGCCCGTTCGTGATGACCTTCGAGCGCCTGGGTATCAAGACTGCCGCCGGCATCATCAACTTCGTGGTGATTACCGCGGCGCTGTCGTCCTGCAACGGCGGCATCTTCAGCACCGGGCGGATGCTCTACAGCCTGGCGCAGAACGGCCAGGCCCCGGCCGGTTTTGCCACCACCTCGGCGAACGGCGTGCCGCGTCGCGCGTTGCTACTGTCTATCGCCGCGCTGCTGCTGGGGGTGCTGCTCAACTACCTGGTGCCGGAGAAAGTCTTCGTCTGGGTGACCTCCATCGCTACCTTCGGCGCGATCTGGACCTGGGTGATGATCCTGCTGGCCCAGCTCAGATTCCGCAAAGGCCTGAGCGCTTCAGAGCGTGCGGCGCTCAAGTATCGCATGTGGCTGTACCCGGTCAGTTCGTACCTGGCGTTGGCATTTCTGGTGCTGGTGGTGGGCCTGATGGCGTACTTCCCGGATACCCGCGTGGCCCTGTATGTGGGCCCGGCGTTCCTGGTGCTGCTGACGGTGTTGTTTTATACCTTCAAGTTGCAGCCCACGGGTGATGTTCAGGGCTCGATGGATACCGCTTCATAA